In Dermacentor variabilis isolate Ectoservices chromosome 7, ASM5094787v1, whole genome shotgun sequence, a genomic segment contains:
- the LOC142588873 gene encoding serpin H1-like, which yields MREWPRIGGASEQRERNTLLSPLALALSFAVVLEGSVAGTIDRILETLHWQLLRDPDIRYVMARSLHRLSQLPNDSVRVEAAAFVQRDFDVVRAYRESLDTYYGADVLLVNFLDQRAALVAINSWACRVTSRVILRLLLDKTSEIDSKSRFVATAVLTLKLAFDRPFLNPKVQLPFFTSPVESQSVESMYTTGTFGYKRNTDRGFDAVALPLLSGNLSLLLLMPVDGSTLAAVRKTLVTHPDLLLNLEAEMDPTIVEVTLPRFKVTAVCGLKSALTSLGHDFLFDRFKTNMGAVSRHGHAYVSNILNAVSLDVGPITTTTTTSGHDTDAPVNEATDASMTNPAVSFHVNKPFIYVVADKTDGLPLAVGQFVDPSGTANEATSKL from the exons ATGAGGGagtggccaagaatcgg CGGTGCCTCGGAGCAGAGGGAGCGCAACACGCTCCTGTCTCCGCTGGCCCTCGCCCTGTCGTTCGCCGTCGTGCTGGAAGGCTCGGTGGCCGGCACCATAGACCGCATTCTCGAGACGCTGCACTGGCAGCTGCTCAGGGACCCGGACATTCGCTACGTCATGGCACGCTCCCTGCACCGCCTCTCGCAGCTACCGAATGACAGCGTCCGCGTCGAGGCGGCCGCGTTCGTGCAGCGCGACTTCGACGTCGTCAGGGCGTACCGGGAGTCCCTGGACACGTACTACGGCGCCGACGTCCTGCTGGTCAACTTCCTCGACCAGAGGGCGGCGCTCGTGGCCATCAACTCGTGGGCGTGCCGAGTGACGTCACGC GTAATCCTGAGGCTACTCCTGGACAAGACGTCGGAGATCGATTCCAAATCGAGGTTCGTGGCGACGGCCGTCCTGACGCTGAAGCTGGCATTCGACCGGCCCTTCCTGAATCCGAAAGTTCAGCTGCCCTTCTTCACCTCTCCAGTGGAATCGCAGTCCGTCGAGTCCATGTACACCACGGGAACCTTCGGCTACAAGCGGAACACGGACCGTGGCTTCGACGCCGTGGCCCTGCCACTGCTATCCGGAAACCTCAGCTTGCTCCTGCTGATGCCTGTCGACGGTTCCACTCTGGCGGCCGTCCGCAAGACCCTCGTCACGCATCCAGACCTGCTGCTCAACCTCGAGGCCGAGATGGACCCGACCATCGTCGAGGTCACACTTCCTCGGTTTAAG GTGACCGCCGTATGCGGACTCAAGTCGGCACTGACCTCGCTGGGACACGACTTCCTGTTCGACCGCTTCAAAACCAACATGGGGGCGGTCAGCCGGCACGGTCACGCCTACGTGTCCAACATCCTGAACGCCGTGTCGCTCGACGTCGGCCccatcacgacgacgacgacgacatccgGACACGACACGGACGCGCCGGTGAACGAAGCTACCGACGCCTCGATGACGAATCCCGCTGTCTCCTTTCACGTAAACAAGCCTTTCATCTACGTGGTCGCCGACAAGACAGACGGCTTGCCTCTGGCAGTCGGACAGTTTGTGGATCCATCAGGCACAGCCAACGAGGCTACCAGCAAGTTGTGA